The Nitrospirota bacterium genome includes a region encoding these proteins:
- the rplA gene encoding 50S ribosomal protein L1 yields MAGKKYKAAAALVDPAKLYSVEESIGLAKKTARTKFDETVDLAVRLGVDPKQADQMVRGTVVLPHGTGKKVKILVFAKGEKEKEARDAGADYTGAEDLADKIQKEGWTDFDVVVATPDIMGLVGRLGKVLGPRGLMPNPKTGTVTFDIARAIKEIRAGKVEYRVEKAGIIHVPVGKASFDENKLVDNAKAVLESILKAKPSSSKGKYLRSATVSTTMGPGVKIDPALVEKLE; encoded by the coding sequence ATGGCAGGCAAGAAGTACAAGGCAGCGGCAGCACTGGTGGACCCGGCAAAGCTCTACAGCGTTGAGGAATCGATCGGTCTCGCCAAGAAGACCGCGCGGACCAAGTTCGACGAGACCGTCGATCTTGCGGTGCGGCTCGGGGTCGACCCGAAGCAGGCGGACCAGATGGTTCGGGGCACGGTCGTGCTTCCCCATGGAACCGGCAAGAAAGTGAAGATCCTGGTCTTCGCAAAGGGCGAAAAGGAAAAAGAGGCGAGGGACGCAGGAGCCGATTATACCGGAGCCGAGGACCTGGCGGACAAGATCCAGAAAGAAGGCTGGACTGATTTTGATGTCGTCGTCGCAACTCCCGACATCATGGGCCTCGTGGGCAGGCTGGGCAAGGTGCTCGGCCCCCGCGGTCTCATGCCGAATCCCAAGACGGGCACCGTTACGTTCGACATTGCCAGAGCGATCAAGGAGATCAGGGCCGGTAAGGTGGAATACCGGGTGGAGAAGGCTGGCATCATCCATGTGCCGGTCGGCAAGGCGTCCTTTGACGAGAACAAACTCGTGGACAACGCCAAGGCCGTGCTGGAGTCCATCCTGAAGGCGAAGCCATCATCGAGCAAGGGCAAATATCTCAGGAGCGCCACGGTCTCGACCACCATGGGACCGGGGGTCAAAATCGACCCGGCCCTTGTTGAAAAACTGGAGTAG
- the rplJ gene encoding 50S ribosomal protein L10 has protein sequence MNKTEKKEAIDELHEKFSRAKTAIITGYAGINVEQITELRSKLRQSKVEYRVVKNTLARKAAEGTGLAPLKDHFVGPVGIALGFDDVVAPAKVLIEFRKIQAKLEVKVGVLDGKLLKQADVMALASLPSLNALRGKIVGLLQAPASRIVGVLAAPAGQIARVMKAKADKG, from the coding sequence TTGAATAAGACCGAAAAAAAAGAGGCAATTGACGAATTGCATGAGAAGTTCTCCCGCGCGAAGACGGCGATCATCACCGGATACGCCGGGATCAACGTGGAGCAGATAACCGAGCTCCGCTCCAAGCTGCGTCAGTCCAAAGTGGAATACCGTGTGGTCAAGAACACGCTGGCCCGCAAGGCCGCGGAAGGCACGGGTCTCGCGCCGCTCAAGGACCATTTTGTCGGGCCCGTCGGCATTGCGCTCGGGTTTGATGACGTGGTCGCGCCGGCGAAGGTGTTGATCGAGTTCCGCAAGATCCAGGCAAAACTTGAAGTCAAGGTCGGCGTACTCGACGGAAAGCTGCTCAAGCAGGCTGATGTCATGGCGCTCGCCAGCCTGCCGTCGCTCAATGCGCTTCGCGGAAAGATCGTCGGCCTGCTCCAGGCGCCGGCATCGCGCATCGTTGGCGTGCTCGCAGCACCGGCCGGTCAGATCGCCAGGGTCATGAAGGCAAAGGCAGACAAGGGTTAA
- the rplL gene encoding 50S ribosomal protein L7/L12 gives MADLAKLVDDLSGLTVLEAAELSKMLEEKWGVSAAAPVAVAAAGAPAGAAAAEEKTAFDVVLASAGAQKINVIKVVRELTGLGLKEAKDLVEGAPKPVKTGVAKEEAETMKKKLTEAGATVEVK, from the coding sequence ATGGCTGATTTAGCGAAACTGGTAGATGATCTGAGCGGCTTGACCGTTCTTGAAGCAGCAGAGCTGAGCAAGATGCTCGAAGAGAAGTGGGGCGTATCCGCGGCAGCGCCCGTGGCCGTTGCGGCCGCAGGAGCGCCGGCCGGCGCCGCAGCAGCGGAAGAAAAGACGGCATTCGACGTGGTCCTCGCGAGCGCAGGCGCACAGAAGATCAACGTGATCAAGGTCGTGCGCGAGCTCACCGGCCTCGGCCTGAAGGAAGCAAAAGACCTCGTGGAAGGCGCCCCGAAGCCGGTGAAGACCGGTGTGGCCAAGGAAGAAGCAGAGACCATGAAGAAGAAGCTCACCGAAGCGGGTGCGACGGTCGAGGTAAAATAA
- the rplK gene encoding 50S ribosomal protein L11, protein MAKEITAKIKLQVPAGKANPAPPVGPALGQHGVNIMEFCKAFNARTQKMGETVIPVIISVYSDRSFTFITKTPPAAELLKKAAGIVKGSGVPNKDKVGKVTRAQIKEIAQTKLPDLNAASVESAMRMIEGSAKSMGLEIVD, encoded by the coding sequence ATGGCAAAAGAGATCACAGCAAAAATCAAGCTTCAGGTCCCGGCAGGTAAGGCCAATCCCGCGCCGCCGGTGGGCCCCGCATTGGGCCAGCACGGCGTTAATATCATGGAGTTCTGCAAGGCCTTCAACGCAAGGACCCAGAAGATGGGGGAAACGGTCATCCCCGTCATCATCAGCGTCTATTCCGACCGTTCTTTTACCTTCATCACGAAGACGCCTCCGGCCGCGGAGCTGCTCAAGAAGGCCGCCGGCATCGTCAAGGGTTCAGGCGTTCCGAACAAGGACAAGGTCGGCAAGGTGACCCGGGCGCAGATCAAGGAAATCGCGCAGACCAAGCTCCCGGACCTCAATGCCGCAAGCGTCGAGTCGGCCATGCGCATGATCGAAGGCTCGGCGAAGAGCATGGGGCTGGAGATTGTCGATTAA